The Neomonachus schauinslandi chromosome 11, ASM220157v2, whole genome shotgun sequence genome contains a region encoding:
- the ESRRA gene encoding steroid hormone receptor ERR1 isoform X4, with the protein MATDGGGPLHGQPFLGLCPPSLPLDEPGSLALGPGLGNQGGTVSPSPILVSPCDPTGLSLQVTSAMSSQVVGIEPLYIKAEPASPDSPKGSSETETEPPVALAPGPAPTRCLPGHKEEEDGEGAGPGEQGGGKLVLSSLPKRLCLVCGDVASGYHYGVASCEACKAFFKRTIQGSIEYSCPASNECEITKRRRKACQACRFTKCLRVGMLKEGVRLDRVRGGRQKYKRRPEVDPLPFPVPLPTVPAAPVNALVSHLLVVEPEKLYAMPDPAGPDGHLPAVATLCDLFDREIVVTISWAKSIPGFSSLSLSDQMSVLQSVWMEVLVLGVAQRSLPLQDELAFAEDLVLDEEGARAAGLGELGAALLQLVRRLQALRLEREEYVLLKALALANSDSVHIEDAEAVEQLREALHEALLEYEAGRAGPGGGAERRRAGRLLLTLPLLRQTAGKVLAHFYGVKLEGKVPMHKLFLEMLEAMMD; encoded by the exons ATGGCAACAGATGGGGGGGGCCCTCTTCATGGGCAGCCCTTCCTTGgactctgccccccttccctccccctcgaTGAGCCTGGAAGCCTGGCCCTAGGCCCGGGGTTGGGCAACCAGGGTGGCACTGTGTCTCCGTCCCCCATCCTAGTGTCTCCCTGTGACCCGACAGGTCTCTCCCTGCAGGTGACCAGCGCCATGTCCAGCCAGGTGGTGGGCATTGAGCCTCTCTACATCAAGGCAGAGCCAGCCAGCCCTGACAGTCCAAAGGGTTCCTCGGAGACCGAGACCGAGCCCCCTGtggccctggcccctggcccagcTCCCACTCGCTGCCTCCCAGGCcacaaggaagaggaggatggggagggggctgggcctggTGAGCAGGGTGGTGGGAAGCTGGTGCTCAGCTCCCTACCCAAACGCCTCTGCCTGGTCTGTGGGGATGTGGCCTCCGGCTACCACTATGGTGTGGCGTCCTGTGAGGCCTGCAAAGCCTTCTTCAAGAGGACCATCCAGG GGAGCATCGAGTACAGCTGTCCGGCCTCCAACGAGTGCGAGATCACCAAGCGGAGACGCAAGGCCTGCCAGGCCTGTCGTTTCACCAAGTGCCTGCGGGTGGGCATGCTCAAGGAGG GCGTACGTCTGGACCGTGTCCGAGGCGGGCGGCAGAAGTACAAGCGGCGGCCAGAGGTGGACCCGCTGCCCTTCCCGG TGCCTCTTCCAACTGTCCCAGCAGCTCCTGTAAACGCACTGGTGTCCCACCTGCTGGTGGTTGAGCCTGAGAAGCTATATGCCATGCCCGACCCAGCGGGCCCTGACGGACACCTCCCAGCTGTGGCTACCCTCTGTGACCTCTTTGACCGAGAGATTGTGGTCACCATCAGCTGGGCCAAGAGCATCCCAG GCTTCTCGTCACTGTCACTGTCTGACCAGATGTCAGTCCTGCAGAGCGTGTGGATGGAGGTCTTGGTGTTGGGTGTGGCCCAGCGCTCACTGCCACTGCAGGATGAGCTGGCTTTCGCTGAGGACCTGGTCCTGGATGAAGAGGGGGCGCGTGCCGCCGGCTTGGGGGAGCTAGGGGCTGCGCTGCTGCAGCTGGTGAGGCGACTgcaggccctgaggctggagcgTGAGGAGTACGTCCTGCTGAAGGCCCTGGCCCTTGCCAATTCAG ACTCTGTGCACATTGAGGATGCCGAGGCTGTGGAGCAGCTGCGAGAAGCTCTACACGAGGCCCTGCTTGAGTATGAAGCAGGCCGGGCGGGCCCCGGAGGGGGTGCTGAACGGCGGCGGGCGGGCAGGCTGCTGCTCACACTACCGCTCCTTCGCCAGACAGCGGGCAAGGTCCTGGCCCATTTCTATGGCGTGAAGCTGGAGGGCAAGGTGCCCATGCACAAGCTGTTCTTGGAGATGCTCGAGGCCATGATGGACTGA
- the ESRRA gene encoding steroid hormone receptor ERR1 isoform X7 has protein sequence MSSQVVGIEPLYIKAEPASPDSPKGSSETETEPPVALAPGPAPTRCLPGHKEEEDGEGAGPGEQGGGKLVLSSLPKRLCLVCGDVASGYHYGVASCEACKAFFKRTIQGSIEYSCPASNECEITKRRRKACQACRFTKCLRVGMLKEGVRLDRVRGGRQKYKRRPEVDPLPFPGSFPAGPLAVAGGPRKPAAPVNALVSHLLVVEPEKLYAMPDPAGPDGHLPAVATLCDLFDREIVVTISWAKSIPGFSSLSLSDQMSVLQSVWMEVLVLGVAQRSLPLQDELAFAEDLVLDEEGARAAGLGELGAALLQLVRRLQALRLEREEYVLLKALALANSDSVHIEDAEAVEQLREALHEALLEYEAGRAGPGGGAERRRAGRLLLTLPLLRQTAGKVLAHFYGVKLEGKVPMHKLFLEMLEAMMD, from the exons ATGTCCAGCCAGGTGGTGGGCATTGAGCCTCTCTACATCAAGGCAGAGCCAGCCAGCCCTGACAGTCCAAAGGGTTCCTCGGAGACCGAGACCGAGCCCCCTGtggccctggcccctggcccagcTCCCACTCGCTGCCTCCCAGGCcacaaggaagaggaggatggggagggggctgggcctggTGAGCAGGGTGGTGGGAAGCTGGTGCTCAGCTCCCTACCCAAACGCCTCTGCCTGGTCTGTGGGGATGTGGCCTCCGGCTACCACTATGGTGTGGCGTCCTGTGAGGCCTGCAAAGCCTTCTTCAAGAGGACCATCCAGG GGAGCATCGAGTACAGCTGTCCGGCCTCCAACGAGTGCGAGATCACCAAGCGGAGACGCAAGGCCTGCCAGGCCTGTCGTTTCACCAAGTGCCTGCGGGTGGGCATGCTCAAGGAGG GCGTACGTCTGGACCGTGTCCGAGGCGGGCGGCAGAAGTACAAGCGGCGGCCAGAGGTGGACCCGCTGCCCTTCCCGGGCTCCTTCCCTGCTGGACCCCTGGCGGTAGCCGGAGGCCCTCGGAAACCCG CAGCTCCTGTAAACGCACTGGTGTCCCACCTGCTGGTGGTTGAGCCTGAGAAGCTATATGCCATGCCCGACCCAGCGGGCCCTGACGGACACCTCCCAGCTGTGGCTACCCTCTGTGACCTCTTTGACCGAGAGATTGTGGTCACCATCAGCTGGGCCAAGAGCATCCCAG GCTTCTCGTCACTGTCACTGTCTGACCAGATGTCAGTCCTGCAGAGCGTGTGGATGGAGGTCTTGGTGTTGGGTGTGGCCCAGCGCTCACTGCCACTGCAGGATGAGCTGGCTTTCGCTGAGGACCTGGTCCTGGATGAAGAGGGGGCGCGTGCCGCCGGCTTGGGGGAGCTAGGGGCTGCGCTGCTGCAGCTGGTGAGGCGACTgcaggccctgaggctggagcgTGAGGAGTACGTCCTGCTGAAGGCCCTGGCCCTTGCCAATTCAG ACTCTGTGCACATTGAGGATGCCGAGGCTGTGGAGCAGCTGCGAGAAGCTCTACACGAGGCCCTGCTTGAGTATGAAGCAGGCCGGGCGGGCCCCGGAGGGGGTGCTGAACGGCGGCGGGCGGGCAGGCTGCTGCTCACACTACCGCTCCTTCGCCAGACAGCGGGCAAGGTCCTGGCCCATTTCTATGGCGTGAAGCTGGAGGGCAAGGTGCCCATGCACAAGCTGTTCTTGGAGATGCTCGAGGCCATGATGGACTGA
- the ESRRA gene encoding steroid hormone receptor ERR1 isoform X8, giving the protein MLKEGVRLDRVRGGRQKYKRRPEVDPLPFPGSFPAGPLAVAGGPRKPAAPVNALVSHLLVVEPEKLYAMPDPAGPDGHLPAVATLCDLFDREIVVTISWAKSIPGFSSLSLSDQMSVLQSVWMEVLVLGVAQRSLPLQDELAFAEDLVLDEEGARAAGLGELGAALLQLVRRLQALRLEREEYVLLKALALANSDSVHIEDAEAVEQLREALHEALLEYEAGRAGPGGGAERRRAGRLLLTLPLLRQTAGKVLAHFYGVKLEGKVPMHKLFLEMLEAMMD; this is encoded by the exons ATGCTCAAGGAGG GCGTACGTCTGGACCGTGTCCGAGGCGGGCGGCAGAAGTACAAGCGGCGGCCAGAGGTGGACCCGCTGCCCTTCCCGGGCTCCTTCCCTGCTGGACCCCTGGCGGTAGCCGGAGGCCCTCGGAAACCCG CAGCTCCTGTAAACGCACTGGTGTCCCACCTGCTGGTGGTTGAGCCTGAGAAGCTATATGCCATGCCCGACCCAGCGGGCCCTGACGGACACCTCCCAGCTGTGGCTACCCTCTGTGACCTCTTTGACCGAGAGATTGTGGTCACCATCAGCTGGGCCAAGAGCATCCCAG GCTTCTCGTCACTGTCACTGTCTGACCAGATGTCAGTCCTGCAGAGCGTGTGGATGGAGGTCTTGGTGTTGGGTGTGGCCCAGCGCTCACTGCCACTGCAGGATGAGCTGGCTTTCGCTGAGGACCTGGTCCTGGATGAAGAGGGGGCGCGTGCCGCCGGCTTGGGGGAGCTAGGGGCTGCGCTGCTGCAGCTGGTGAGGCGACTgcaggccctgaggctggagcgTGAGGAGTACGTCCTGCTGAAGGCCCTGGCCCTTGCCAATTCAG ACTCTGTGCACATTGAGGATGCCGAGGCTGTGGAGCAGCTGCGAGAAGCTCTACACGAGGCCCTGCTTGAGTATGAAGCAGGCCGGGCGGGCCCCGGAGGGGGTGCTGAACGGCGGCGGGCGGGCAGGCTGCTGCTCACACTACCGCTCCTTCGCCAGACAGCGGGCAAGGTCCTGGCCCATTTCTATGGCGTGAAGCTGGAGGGCAAGGTGCCCATGCACAAGCTGTTCTTGGAGATGCTCGAGGCCATGATGGACTGA
- the ESRRA gene encoding steroid hormone receptor ERR1 isoform X5, with translation MATDGGGPLHGQPFLGLCPPSLPLDEPGSLALGPGLGNQGGTVSPSPILVSPCDPTGLSLQVTSAMSSQVVGIEPLYIKAEPASPDSPKGSSETETEPPVALAPGPAPTRCLPGHKEEEDGEGAGPGEQGGGKLVLSSLPKRLCLVCGDVASGYHYGVASCEACKAFFKRTIQGSIEYSCPASNECEITKRRRKACQACRFTKCLRVGMLKEGVRLDRVRGGRQKYKRRPEVDPLPFPGSFPAGPLAKSPVNALVSHLLVVEPEKLYAMPDPAGPDGHLPAVATLCDLFDREIVVTISWAKSIPGFSSLSLSDQMSVLQSVWMEVLVLGVAQRSLPLQDELAFAEDLVLDEEGARAAGLGELGAALLQLVRRLQALRLEREEYVLLKALALANSDSVHIEDAEAVEQLREALHEALLEYEAGRAGPGGGAERRRAGRLLLTLPLLRQTAGKVLAHFYGVKLEGKVPMHKLFLEMLEAMMD, from the exons ATGGCAACAGATGGGGGGGGCCCTCTTCATGGGCAGCCCTTCCTTGgactctgccccccttccctccccctcgaTGAGCCTGGAAGCCTGGCCCTAGGCCCGGGGTTGGGCAACCAGGGTGGCACTGTGTCTCCGTCCCCCATCCTAGTGTCTCCCTGTGACCCGACAGGTCTCTCCCTGCAGGTGACCAGCGCCATGTCCAGCCAGGTGGTGGGCATTGAGCCTCTCTACATCAAGGCAGAGCCAGCCAGCCCTGACAGTCCAAAGGGTTCCTCGGAGACCGAGACCGAGCCCCCTGtggccctggcccctggcccagcTCCCACTCGCTGCCTCCCAGGCcacaaggaagaggaggatggggagggggctgggcctggTGAGCAGGGTGGTGGGAAGCTGGTGCTCAGCTCCCTACCCAAACGCCTCTGCCTGGTCTGTGGGGATGTGGCCTCCGGCTACCACTATGGTGTGGCGTCCTGTGAGGCCTGCAAAGCCTTCTTCAAGAGGACCATCCAGG GGAGCATCGAGTACAGCTGTCCGGCCTCCAACGAGTGCGAGATCACCAAGCGGAGACGCAAGGCCTGCCAGGCCTGTCGTTTCACCAAGTGCCTGCGGGTGGGCATGCTCAAGGAGG GCGTACGTCTGGACCGTGTCCGAGGCGGGCGGCAGAAGTACAAGCGGCGGCCAGAGGTGGACCCGCTGCCCTTCCCGGGCTCCTTCCCTGCTGGACCCCTGGCG AAGT CTCCTGTAAACGCACTGGTGTCCCACCTGCTGGTGGTTGAGCCTGAGAAGCTATATGCCATGCCCGACCCAGCGGGCCCTGACGGACACCTCCCAGCTGTGGCTACCCTCTGTGACCTCTTTGACCGAGAGATTGTGGTCACCATCAGCTGGGCCAAGAGCATCCCAG GCTTCTCGTCACTGTCACTGTCTGACCAGATGTCAGTCCTGCAGAGCGTGTGGATGGAGGTCTTGGTGTTGGGTGTGGCCCAGCGCTCACTGCCACTGCAGGATGAGCTGGCTTTCGCTGAGGACCTGGTCCTGGATGAAGAGGGGGCGCGTGCCGCCGGCTTGGGGGAGCTAGGGGCTGCGCTGCTGCAGCTGGTGAGGCGACTgcaggccctgaggctggagcgTGAGGAGTACGTCCTGCTGAAGGCCCTGGCCCTTGCCAATTCAG ACTCTGTGCACATTGAGGATGCCGAGGCTGTGGAGCAGCTGCGAGAAGCTCTACACGAGGCCCTGCTTGAGTATGAAGCAGGCCGGGCGGGCCCCGGAGGGGGTGCTGAACGGCGGCGGGCGGGCAGGCTGCTGCTCACACTACCGCTCCTTCGCCAGACAGCGGGCAAGGTCCTGGCCCATTTCTATGGCGTGAAGCTGGAGGGCAAGGTGCCCATGCACAAGCTGTTCTTGGAGATGCTCGAGGCCATGATGGACTGA
- the ESRRA gene encoding steroid hormone receptor ERR1 isoform X2, producing the protein MATDGGGPLHGQPFLGLCPPSLPLDEPGSLALGPGLGNQGGTVSPSPILVSPCDPTGLSLQVTSAMSSQVVGIEPLYIKAEPASPDSPKGSSETETEPPVALAPGPAPTRCLPGHKEEEDGEGAGPGEQGGGKLVLSSLPKRLCLVCGDVASGYHYGVASCEACKAFFKRTIQGSIEYSCPASNECEITKRRRKACQACRFTKCLRVGMLKEGVRLDRVRGGRQKYKRRPEVDPLPFPGSFPAGPLAVAGGPRKPAPVNALVSHLLVVEPEKLYAMPDPAGPDGHLPAVATLCDLFDREIVVTISWAKSIPGFSSLSLSDQMSVLQSVWMEVLVLGVAQRSLPLQDELAFAEDLVLDEEGARAAGLGELGAALLQLVRRLQALRLEREEYVLLKALALANSDSVHIEDAEAVEQLREALHEALLEYEAGRAGPGGGAERRRAGRLLLTLPLLRQTAGKVLAHFYGVKLEGKVPMHKLFLEMLEAMMD; encoded by the exons ATGGCAACAGATGGGGGGGGCCCTCTTCATGGGCAGCCCTTCCTTGgactctgccccccttccctccccctcgaTGAGCCTGGAAGCCTGGCCCTAGGCCCGGGGTTGGGCAACCAGGGTGGCACTGTGTCTCCGTCCCCCATCCTAGTGTCTCCCTGTGACCCGACAGGTCTCTCCCTGCAGGTGACCAGCGCCATGTCCAGCCAGGTGGTGGGCATTGAGCCTCTCTACATCAAGGCAGAGCCAGCCAGCCCTGACAGTCCAAAGGGTTCCTCGGAGACCGAGACCGAGCCCCCTGtggccctggcccctggcccagcTCCCACTCGCTGCCTCCCAGGCcacaaggaagaggaggatggggagggggctgggcctggTGAGCAGGGTGGTGGGAAGCTGGTGCTCAGCTCCCTACCCAAACGCCTCTGCCTGGTCTGTGGGGATGTGGCCTCCGGCTACCACTATGGTGTGGCGTCCTGTGAGGCCTGCAAAGCCTTCTTCAAGAGGACCATCCAGG GGAGCATCGAGTACAGCTGTCCGGCCTCCAACGAGTGCGAGATCACCAAGCGGAGACGCAAGGCCTGCCAGGCCTGTCGTTTCACCAAGTGCCTGCGGGTGGGCATGCTCAAGGAGG GCGTACGTCTGGACCGTGTCCGAGGCGGGCGGCAGAAGTACAAGCGGCGGCCAGAGGTGGACCCGCTGCCCTTCCCGGGCTCCTTCCCTGCTGGACCCCTGGCGGTAGCCGGAGGCCCTCGGAAACCCG CTCCTGTAAACGCACTGGTGTCCCACCTGCTGGTGGTTGAGCCTGAGAAGCTATATGCCATGCCCGACCCAGCGGGCCCTGACGGACACCTCCCAGCTGTGGCTACCCTCTGTGACCTCTTTGACCGAGAGATTGTGGTCACCATCAGCTGGGCCAAGAGCATCCCAG GCTTCTCGTCACTGTCACTGTCTGACCAGATGTCAGTCCTGCAGAGCGTGTGGATGGAGGTCTTGGTGTTGGGTGTGGCCCAGCGCTCACTGCCACTGCAGGATGAGCTGGCTTTCGCTGAGGACCTGGTCCTGGATGAAGAGGGGGCGCGTGCCGCCGGCTTGGGGGAGCTAGGGGCTGCGCTGCTGCAGCTGGTGAGGCGACTgcaggccctgaggctggagcgTGAGGAGTACGTCCTGCTGAAGGCCCTGGCCCTTGCCAATTCAG ACTCTGTGCACATTGAGGATGCCGAGGCTGTGGAGCAGCTGCGAGAAGCTCTACACGAGGCCCTGCTTGAGTATGAAGCAGGCCGGGCGGGCCCCGGAGGGGGTGCTGAACGGCGGCGGGCGGGCAGGCTGCTGCTCACACTACCGCTCCTTCGCCAGACAGCGGGCAAGGTCCTGGCCCATTTCTATGGCGTGAAGCTGGAGGGCAAGGTGCCCATGCACAAGCTGTTCTTGGAGATGCTCGAGGCCATGATGGACTGA
- the ESRRA gene encoding steroid hormone receptor ERR1 isoform X3, which yields MATDGGGPLHGQPFLGLCPPSLPLDEPGSLALGPGLGNQGGTVSPSPILVSPCDPTGLSLQVTSAMSSQVVGIEPLYIKAEPASPDSPKGSSETETEPPVALAPGPAPTRCLPGHKEEEDGEGAGPGEQGGGKLVLSSLPKRLCLVCGDVASGYHYGVASCEACKAFFKRTIQGSIEYSCPASNECEITKRRRKACQACRFTKCLRVGMLKEGVRLDRVRGGRQKYKRRPEVDPLPFPGSFPAGPLAVAGGPRKPGEPPVNALVSHLLVVEPEKLYAMPDPAGPDGHLPAVATLCDLFDREIVVTISWAKSIPGFSSLSLSDQMSVLQSVWMEVLVLGVAQRSLPLQDELAFAEDLVLDEEGARAAGLGELGAALLQLVRRLQALRLEREEYVLLKALALANSDSVHIEDAEAVEQLREALHEALLEYEAGRAGPGGGAERRRAGRLLLTLPLLRQTAGKVLAHFYGVKLEGKVPMHKLFLEMLEAMMD from the exons ATGGCAACAGATGGGGGGGGCCCTCTTCATGGGCAGCCCTTCCTTGgactctgccccccttccctccccctcgaTGAGCCTGGAAGCCTGGCCCTAGGCCCGGGGTTGGGCAACCAGGGTGGCACTGTGTCTCCGTCCCCCATCCTAGTGTCTCCCTGTGACCCGACAGGTCTCTCCCTGCAGGTGACCAGCGCCATGTCCAGCCAGGTGGTGGGCATTGAGCCTCTCTACATCAAGGCAGAGCCAGCCAGCCCTGACAGTCCAAAGGGTTCCTCGGAGACCGAGACCGAGCCCCCTGtggccctggcccctggcccagcTCCCACTCGCTGCCTCCCAGGCcacaaggaagaggaggatggggagggggctgggcctggTGAGCAGGGTGGTGGGAAGCTGGTGCTCAGCTCCCTACCCAAACGCCTCTGCCTGGTCTGTGGGGATGTGGCCTCCGGCTACCACTATGGTGTGGCGTCCTGTGAGGCCTGCAAAGCCTTCTTCAAGAGGACCATCCAGG GGAGCATCGAGTACAGCTGTCCGGCCTCCAACGAGTGCGAGATCACCAAGCGGAGACGCAAGGCCTGCCAGGCCTGTCGTTTCACCAAGTGCCTGCGGGTGGGCATGCTCAAGGAGG GCGTACGTCTGGACCGTGTCCGAGGCGGGCGGCAGAAGTACAAGCGGCGGCCAGAGGTGGACCCGCTGCCCTTCCCGGGCTCCTTCCCTGCTGGACCCCTGGCGGTAGCCGGAGGCCCTCGGAAACCCGGTGAGC CTCCTGTAAACGCACTGGTGTCCCACCTGCTGGTGGTTGAGCCTGAGAAGCTATATGCCATGCCCGACCCAGCGGGCCCTGACGGACACCTCCCAGCTGTGGCTACCCTCTGTGACCTCTTTGACCGAGAGATTGTGGTCACCATCAGCTGGGCCAAGAGCATCCCAG GCTTCTCGTCACTGTCACTGTCTGACCAGATGTCAGTCCTGCAGAGCGTGTGGATGGAGGTCTTGGTGTTGGGTGTGGCCCAGCGCTCACTGCCACTGCAGGATGAGCTGGCTTTCGCTGAGGACCTGGTCCTGGATGAAGAGGGGGCGCGTGCCGCCGGCTTGGGGGAGCTAGGGGCTGCGCTGCTGCAGCTGGTGAGGCGACTgcaggccctgaggctggagcgTGAGGAGTACGTCCTGCTGAAGGCCCTGGCCCTTGCCAATTCAG ACTCTGTGCACATTGAGGATGCCGAGGCTGTGGAGCAGCTGCGAGAAGCTCTACACGAGGCCCTGCTTGAGTATGAAGCAGGCCGGGCGGGCCCCGGAGGGGGTGCTGAACGGCGGCGGGCGGGCAGGCTGCTGCTCACACTACCGCTCCTTCGCCAGACAGCGGGCAAGGTCCTGGCCCATTTCTATGGCGTGAAGCTGGAGGGCAAGGTGCCCATGCACAAGCTGTTCTTGGAGATGCTCGAGGCCATGATGGACTGA
- the ESRRA gene encoding steroid hormone receptor ERR1 isoform X6, producing MATDGGGPLHGQPFLGLCPPSLPLDEPGSLALGPGLGNQGGTVSPSPILVSPCDPTGLSLQVTSAMSSQVVGIEPLYIKAEPASPDSPKGSSETETEPPVALAPGPAPTRCLPGHKEEEDGEGAGPGEQGGGKLVLSSLPKRLCLVCGDVASGYHYGVASCEACKAFFKRTIQGVRLDRVRGGRQKYKRRPEVDPLPFPVPLPTVPAAPVNALVSHLLVVEPEKLYAMPDPAGPDGHLPAVATLCDLFDREIVVTISWAKSIPGFSSLSLSDQMSVLQSVWMEVLVLGVAQRSLPLQDELAFAEDLVLDEEGARAAGLGELGAALLQLVRRLQALRLEREEYVLLKALALANSDSVHIEDAEAVEQLREALHEALLEYEAGRAGPGGGAERRRAGRLLLTLPLLRQTAGKVLAHFYGVKLEGKVPMHKLFLEMLEAMMD from the exons ATGGCAACAGATGGGGGGGGCCCTCTTCATGGGCAGCCCTTCCTTGgactctgccccccttccctccccctcgaTGAGCCTGGAAGCCTGGCCCTAGGCCCGGGGTTGGGCAACCAGGGTGGCACTGTGTCTCCGTCCCCCATCCTAGTGTCTCCCTGTGACCCGACAGGTCTCTCCCTGCAGGTGACCAGCGCCATGTCCAGCCAGGTGGTGGGCATTGAGCCTCTCTACATCAAGGCAGAGCCAGCCAGCCCTGACAGTCCAAAGGGTTCCTCGGAGACCGAGACCGAGCCCCCTGtggccctggcccctggcccagcTCCCACTCGCTGCCTCCCAGGCcacaaggaagaggaggatggggagggggctgggcctggTGAGCAGGGTGGTGGGAAGCTGGTGCTCAGCTCCCTACCCAAACGCCTCTGCCTGGTCTGTGGGGATGTGGCCTCCGGCTACCACTATGGTGTGGCGTCCTGTGAGGCCTGCAAAGCCTTCTTCAAGAGGACCATCCAGG GCGTACGTCTGGACCGTGTCCGAGGCGGGCGGCAGAAGTACAAGCGGCGGCCAGAGGTGGACCCGCTGCCCTTCCCGG TGCCTCTTCCAACTGTCCCAGCAGCTCCTGTAAACGCACTGGTGTCCCACCTGCTGGTGGTTGAGCCTGAGAAGCTATATGCCATGCCCGACCCAGCGGGCCCTGACGGACACCTCCCAGCTGTGGCTACCCTCTGTGACCTCTTTGACCGAGAGATTGTGGTCACCATCAGCTGGGCCAAGAGCATCCCAG GCTTCTCGTCACTGTCACTGTCTGACCAGATGTCAGTCCTGCAGAGCGTGTGGATGGAGGTCTTGGTGTTGGGTGTGGCCCAGCGCTCACTGCCACTGCAGGATGAGCTGGCTTTCGCTGAGGACCTGGTCCTGGATGAAGAGGGGGCGCGTGCCGCCGGCTTGGGGGAGCTAGGGGCTGCGCTGCTGCAGCTGGTGAGGCGACTgcaggccctgaggctggagcgTGAGGAGTACGTCCTGCTGAAGGCCCTGGCCCTTGCCAATTCAG ACTCTGTGCACATTGAGGATGCCGAGGCTGTGGAGCAGCTGCGAGAAGCTCTACACGAGGCCCTGCTTGAGTATGAAGCAGGCCGGGCGGGCCCCGGAGGGGGTGCTGAACGGCGGCGGGCGGGCAGGCTGCTGCTCACACTACCGCTCCTTCGCCAGACAGCGGGCAAGGTCCTGGCCCATTTCTATGGCGTGAAGCTGGAGGGCAAGGTGCCCATGCACAAGCTGTTCTTGGAGATGCTCGAGGCCATGATGGACTGA
- the ESRRA gene encoding steroid hormone receptor ERR1 isoform X1, which translates to MATDGGGPLHGQPFLGLCPPSLPLDEPGSLALGPGLGNQGGTVSPSPILVSPCDPTGLSLQVTSAMSSQVVGIEPLYIKAEPASPDSPKGSSETETEPPVALAPGPAPTRCLPGHKEEEDGEGAGPGEQGGGKLVLSSLPKRLCLVCGDVASGYHYGVASCEACKAFFKRTIQGSIEYSCPASNECEITKRRRKACQACRFTKCLRVGMLKEGVRLDRVRGGRQKYKRRPEVDPLPFPGSFPAGPLAVAGGPRKPAAPVNALVSHLLVVEPEKLYAMPDPAGPDGHLPAVATLCDLFDREIVVTISWAKSIPGFSSLSLSDQMSVLQSVWMEVLVLGVAQRSLPLQDELAFAEDLVLDEEGARAAGLGELGAALLQLVRRLQALRLEREEYVLLKALALANSDSVHIEDAEAVEQLREALHEALLEYEAGRAGPGGGAERRRAGRLLLTLPLLRQTAGKVLAHFYGVKLEGKVPMHKLFLEMLEAMMD; encoded by the exons ATGGCAACAGATGGGGGGGGCCCTCTTCATGGGCAGCCCTTCCTTGgactctgccccccttccctccccctcgaTGAGCCTGGAAGCCTGGCCCTAGGCCCGGGGTTGGGCAACCAGGGTGGCACTGTGTCTCCGTCCCCCATCCTAGTGTCTCCCTGTGACCCGACAGGTCTCTCCCTGCAGGTGACCAGCGCCATGTCCAGCCAGGTGGTGGGCATTGAGCCTCTCTACATCAAGGCAGAGCCAGCCAGCCCTGACAGTCCAAAGGGTTCCTCGGAGACCGAGACCGAGCCCCCTGtggccctggcccctggcccagcTCCCACTCGCTGCCTCCCAGGCcacaaggaagaggaggatggggagggggctgggcctggTGAGCAGGGTGGTGGGAAGCTGGTGCTCAGCTCCCTACCCAAACGCCTCTGCCTGGTCTGTGGGGATGTGGCCTCCGGCTACCACTATGGTGTGGCGTCCTGTGAGGCCTGCAAAGCCTTCTTCAAGAGGACCATCCAGG GGAGCATCGAGTACAGCTGTCCGGCCTCCAACGAGTGCGAGATCACCAAGCGGAGACGCAAGGCCTGCCAGGCCTGTCGTTTCACCAAGTGCCTGCGGGTGGGCATGCTCAAGGAGG GCGTACGTCTGGACCGTGTCCGAGGCGGGCGGCAGAAGTACAAGCGGCGGCCAGAGGTGGACCCGCTGCCCTTCCCGGGCTCCTTCCCTGCTGGACCCCTGGCGGTAGCCGGAGGCCCTCGGAAACCCG CAGCTCCTGTAAACGCACTGGTGTCCCACCTGCTGGTGGTTGAGCCTGAGAAGCTATATGCCATGCCCGACCCAGCGGGCCCTGACGGACACCTCCCAGCTGTGGCTACCCTCTGTGACCTCTTTGACCGAGAGATTGTGGTCACCATCAGCTGGGCCAAGAGCATCCCAG GCTTCTCGTCACTGTCACTGTCTGACCAGATGTCAGTCCTGCAGAGCGTGTGGATGGAGGTCTTGGTGTTGGGTGTGGCCCAGCGCTCACTGCCACTGCAGGATGAGCTGGCTTTCGCTGAGGACCTGGTCCTGGATGAAGAGGGGGCGCGTGCCGCCGGCTTGGGGGAGCTAGGGGCTGCGCTGCTGCAGCTGGTGAGGCGACTgcaggccctgaggctggagcgTGAGGAGTACGTCCTGCTGAAGGCCCTGGCCCTTGCCAATTCAG ACTCTGTGCACATTGAGGATGCCGAGGCTGTGGAGCAGCTGCGAGAAGCTCTACACGAGGCCCTGCTTGAGTATGAAGCAGGCCGGGCGGGCCCCGGAGGGGGTGCTGAACGGCGGCGGGCGGGCAGGCTGCTGCTCACACTACCGCTCCTTCGCCAGACAGCGGGCAAGGTCCTGGCCCATTTCTATGGCGTGAAGCTGGAGGGCAAGGTGCCCATGCACAAGCTGTTCTTGGAGATGCTCGAGGCCATGATGGACTGA